GTTTTCATTTGCTCTCATACAGGACAGACAAGGACAAAGAGACTAAAAGTCCTTATCTCTTAATTCACTGGTATGGTTGGGTCGAATACACATATGAGCAGGTGGTGACAACTGCCTGCAGGATGCGTGTCTACAAATTTCCCTTTGACATTCAAAGGTGCAACATCTCCTTCAAGTCTATCATGCATTCTGGTGAGTCAATATCAAGTTCTACTTACATGTGTTTTTCGTACTCTCATATATATAAACCATGAAATATCACAACACATAGTCCTTTGTTCATCTGCtcacatttatttttctattccATTTTAGATAATGAAATAGAATTAatttacaacaaaaacaataaatcatTGACAACTTTGACACGCAGCATGATGTGGACCCAGTACGAGTGGACATTCGAGGACTTGACACCCACAAACAAATCAAGCATTATGTATCCACATCAAACTGTAATTATTTACACGGTAAGTACTTCTTAACCTCTTAGgtcctggcgtccacatattgGGACATCACATTTTAGGTTTAGACcacaatactaaattttgcaAAGATttccaaatagcaaagagaaattaaaaatgcatgccatgaaagggtttgggtcttaggaggttaaagcagaAACACAGATGTGGAAATTGAGTCATTAGCCACATTTTAATAACATttgtaatgaaaacaaaattgcaGTTTGTTTTGAAAGGGTTTTAAAAACTCAGCAAAAAAGTTGTTTTCCTTGTGGTTTCGTTCCCCCTGAAGCATACACAGCATTTATTGGACAAGTACTAGATTTCTTTATCCTCCTAACCCTCTTTTAAGTACAATCTAAAAAGGCCTGCAGCCACTTACCACATCCTCAGCACATCATGGCTTATACTGTAAACTTGCTGTTCCATACAGAAGATTATCAAAGTTTACTCCTGCTatgctgggaaaaaaaaacacatctgtaTCCAATAAAACTTTAAAGCAAAGCATTTGTCCTTGTATTacaaacattattttatgttattataAGTTATTGGTCATATTTGATAAGTTCTTAGAGGAGACACAATTGCAGGCAGCACAAGAAACCAACAACAGCTAAAAGGCAATAAGgaattctttattattattattattattattattatattttattgcacAGATCACGATGAGAAGGAGGTCAGTCCTCTACATTGCCAATTTCATTTCTCCAGTGCTCTTCTTCTTGGTTCTGGACTTGGCCTCTTTCCTGATCCCAGATGCTGGAGGCGAGAAACTCAGCTTCAAGGTCACTGTCCTGCTCGCTGTCACAGTGTTGCAGCTTATTCTGAATGACATTCTGCCCAGCACTTCAAAAAAGGTTCCACTTATAGGTAACAAAGTGGGGTTTATTTGACTGAATGCATTAATAAATTACATTACTGACATAGTCTGCTCTCCTCAGCTATCTACTGCATTGGGACTTTTACCCTGATGCTGCTCAGCCTCCTGGAGACTATTGTGATGATGTATCTGATTGAGAAAGACTCTGCAGCCCATCACAATGAGACAGATGAAGAGCAAAACCTGAGTGTAAATTGTGGAGACAAATGGTGCAAAGCCAACTTCTGTGTTAGAGGTGAGATTATCTAAACTCATGAAAACAGGTTTATCTTTAGTTATGGTTAAAATACCCACACATTAACATTAGCATTTACATGCCATTTAAATCTATCATTTTAATTGTGTACCCTTAATCATTTTGTCTTATATCCTCCCAGGAATAAAATCCAGTGACTGTGCATCTGTTTGTGATGAAAGTGCCGATGAAACACAATCTGTGACTGAAAAGGTGAGACTTTAGCTACACTTTAAAGGGCTATTTATTTAAAGTGAAGTATAAAAATCATTGAGCTTGCATTTGAGAAATTACTTAGAGAAAGAGATCaagatgtttgtttgtatattagTAGAAAACCCTTTTATTTCAGTCACAATGGAAACAAACCATTGTGTCAAATGTAGTAGCAGTCAGTGGCCTAAATTTGTTGATAActttctttaaaatgtaaaaacaaaacttttgcaGAGAAGCAGCGACAAGCTGACAGAGGTGTCCCTTGGTCTTGAACAAGTCTCAGATGAACTGAGAAAGATTGGGAAAACAATAAGTCTGCTCAGCAGTAACGAGAAGGAAGAGAAGTTCGGATACTGGGCCAGAATggtaaaaaaaatcaacaggGCTTACTTCATTTTTTATGTCACAGCAGTCACTGTATTTTTGTCAGTTCTTGTTTCAAGGTGGACCAGctgaagtaaaataaaatatgaattcaTTAAAAGAGACAGAActtatgtattatttatttttttcataaatgtcaTTCATTTCAATCAGTCCGAAGAAAACAAATGTCCCATTGAGTACAGGTTGGTAAGGTGTTCACTTCTTATATTTAGTGATCTATTTAGCATCATCAGAAATACAGACCcacagctgaagaaaaaaatcagataTTTAACAGTGATTTCTGCTCCACTTTACTGTGGTGGTTTCAGAGCCCCAGCGTAACAAAAGCTGCAAGGAAATGACATTGTTATTTGTCGCATATTGTGTAGCATCAAAATTGTGAAATTCAGCATCAAAGGTTTGGTTTCAACCAGTTATGAGGTAAACTTGTGTAGTAGTCTTCATGACTATTTTCAGTGCTCCTTATCGCAATAGAAAAATtccaacatttaaaacattattaaaatgtacatttatatttaaggtGGTGCAGAATGACAAATTATATCAGATGATGATATTAAACTGTctattgttttatattatacTTAATTCTTCATTTTGTGCTGTGTAAAAACAGTAATGTGATCCTTTGCCCTCCAGCCGAACATCTTCGAGTTTAACTTAGTCAAAATGCCAGATAGTTGCTGTGCTATCAGATGCACTAACTAGCATTTATTTAAAGCTGTCACAAGAACATCAAGTTCAGCAACAGCATATGAGACACCCAGCTAACCCTGCCTTACAGCCCCTATCACACGAATCCCTGCTTTTACCTGACACTGAAAAAATACTTGATCAACTTTATGTTATGGCACAACATTAATGTGAAAATGAATACTACCGGAACATTTCTGGCTATACAATGTAAATGTCCAGGTCAGCAAAATGTAAGATTTATGTGTGGTAACTGTTTAAGCTAGCTATGTAGCATTTATCTTTGCTTTAAAGAtaagctgtttctttttctttacttcCCACATGGCGATATTATTTACCCATTATTTACAGATGGAAAATATATGTAGCCAGGGCTGGACTGATAATCTGTGATATCAGGCATTGTCCCGCAGGACCGGCACACTTTTTATACGTATATAtctgaatttacagaaaatgcactATATTTAATGTATGCTTTTATTGCAATATGAGACCATATCACACAGCTTTATATTTCTACTCCTTAGCCTTTAAATGATTTTCTTGTAATTATGGTGGACCTCATGTCcaatttaaattacatttattctTTGCTTTTTGCAGTCAAAAATAATGTTTCAATATATATTTAGGACATATATACATGTTTAATGTTCAGTAAGCTTCACCACAAGCCTCTCAGAACCTACAGCCCCTTTATGCACCTGCATgcttttgtttaaataattattgcacactttctgtaaatccaatcaacttcatttcacttctgaaatatcactgtgtgtgtctcctatatgatatatttaactgacattttttattgtaacaaccaacgatttatacaggaaaataatgattattaacaaggttgcccaaactttggCATCCCACTGTATTAGTAAACTTATATCTTAACATATAAGGAAATTAATGTATGCTTAATTATTTCTATTTCTTGCTTCTTGGCAACAAATCTTATACTGCTCAAAGCTTGTTTATGTCCCCTGAAATGGTCCCACATTTGTAAgtgggttgagcagcagagttggtTATGTGGATTATGTTCAAACTGGGAGCACAGACACTCCTAGAGTGGTTATCTTATGTCTGTTCCAAGCATTCCACATTTGACTGATTTGTCCTATGGCCTGTGCCATTCAAGTTGATGTTCTGCAAAGCCAAGTTGCAGTATTATTTGGAGTAAGCCCTACAGATTTGCAGTCAAAGTTTACAGGACGACATGGCTGACAGCTCTCTATCCAGACAATTTGAAAGACACTGCACACAGTCAATCTCCGATCTCGTAGGGATGGCAGGAGGCCTGCCATGACTGCCGTTCACCATCAGGTTTATCCAGTGTCTGCAACATGTGCACTggaattagagatggaccgatccgatattacgtatcggtatcggtccgacactgacctaaattactggatcggatatcggagaaaaataaaaaatgtaatccgatccattaaatatcacgaaagcacctcacaaaacttgcaacacgccgtaactcacctcagaacgttagcacgtcggagcagtatgcatcacgtgatagagcggctgtggcatgcgggacctgtcggtggtctggatagcatttggagcttcgctagcaacccagcatttcatctccgataaagttatccccgagagaagtaaagcaagtttgtaagtccatctctgaatgtttgtaaagcattcctgcgttaagcttaacaaacgactgcctcttcttgctgctacttcgatcatgaaactgcttaacgatcagctgatcggcttttctgtcgcgagtccgtgtctctagtttgcttttggcccactttgcaccagaaagaggaaaccagcggctgaacaacagcagcacgtttaagcttgatcagctgttgttagaatgtatttaatattagtttctactcgaggatctttttctacgtagctgacggctggtaactgtgcaggggcggatctagcaaagtttagccaggggggccgatagggcattaacagggacaagggggcacaaagacatacttttctttcttattctcatttaaaatgtctagcttttaataaataattatctgacagccaaagttttaatttgatgcaaaatgaatagaagtccattactgtatatagtgactattaagtctaatatatataccctagtaagctatagtactttttcctttgggaaggtaccatctgtgcagtctgcaattttgttgaagaaagatgttgaatctatttaatatttcttgaaaaataattgatttctgtgcattttttttcacactgcatcaaattaaggttgattacgtcgattaagcatcatgaggtggcgcgtgaggggtggttccctattttttatttatttatttttgttgttgctgggagttggaaccctattagttaggttgcttaatatttatgctaagtactctttaaaataccagaatagggaggatggtgcaggtttaagtttattagattgatcagaattgctgaactatgaaatattttttttgcatacaggtataacagaatagctttagtgtagttgttgttttaaacttgagtatgaacttatacaaaatgcagcaagatatttaaaaaacagttttgttgattaaaaaacactatatcggattcatatcggtatcggcagatatccaaatttatgatatcggtatcggacataaaaaagtggtatcgtgccatctctaactGGAATCTGAACATTTGGAAGAAAATTATGCTCAGCAATGATTCCAGGGTGGAGAAGTGTGGAGAAGATGTGGAAAATGGAGTAACAGCTTTTGGCGGAGAcagtgtgatggtgtggggcaGCATCTTCCTCACTGAATAAACAAGGCTTGTCATCACCGGAGGCAATCTGAATGCAGAGAGATATCGAGATGAGGTTCTGCAACCAGTGGCGATGGCATATTTCCCCAATCTGGGACCAAACTGATGACAGTGCTCGCCTCTGAAGAGCACGGCTATCAGAGGCTACCTCCAGAATTTGGGAGTGGTGATGATAGAAAGGACTGCCTGAAGTCCTGACCTAATACCTATTGAACACGTATGGGATCAGCTTGGGCATGCTGTTCTTTCCAAAATCACCAACTGTGGCTGTACATGGCTCTCATGTTACTGAGCCCCCCATTTGATAAATTAATGAATTATTAAATTGCCAGTATGTCTTGTTTCTCCAGACTTCAATCAGACAATCCAATAAACAACACCAAACATAGAGTCAATAGCAGAATAAACTGTTTTGGCATTGGTAGAGAGAATTTTGGTGAGTTTGTAATGGGCACAACCCAAATACTAGACTTTACAGCTCAATCCAAATccaaatgcattttccttacaaaCATGGCACCATTTAAGGGGAAACAAACAGGCTTTCCTAGAGTATAAGATTTATCACCAACAGGAACTGTTACAATATAAGAAATAATTaagcaaaaataaatgtatttacttTTTCTGCTAATTTTATATGCACACATAATGGatatttttgcatgttttacaCCATAGATACATAACACATACTCATTTATGGCAACAGTTGCAGTAGTTAGCAATGTGTACCTGTTAAGTAATATACTGAGTGTTAATATTCTTCTGATCTTGATCTCAAATACACAatgtatatattaaatatactgAAAGTGTAGCTCTTTGAAGACTCGTAACTCATGTGTTGTgggaatataaaacaatatagtTGATTCCTGTTGTAAATTCTACATTGACACCTGTAAACTATATAATTCATGTATTAGCATGATGGAATTAAAGTCATATTATTTGGTTCTAAATACATGTACAGAACATGTAGTCTTGAGTCActtctgtgttattttatttCTCTCATTCCAAGAGGCTAAAGAATTGTTTAGCTTTCTGAAGATCtttcagagtttttctttggactttggctgcttttccacttattttcagtccagtccttaaTGGACTGGTAGCTGATCATTTTCAGAATTAATGTGTTTTGTTAGTTTGCCACTTAATactcaactaaaaaaaaaaaaaaaaaaactcaagggGAGAACTACTGCTACATTTACATATAGCATAGAACTTGGCAAAGAtccaatttaattttaaattgtatattTAGACCCATTGTTGCTAGCAGCctgttctcaaaaaaaaaatgctccagATAACAGTTTGGCAGGTGTAAAACAGAAGCTTAAGTAATTGTGTTTTTGCCGAAAAAAGGTAATTCCCAAGAACCTAGTACTTGAAAACGTGGTATGGACAGACTTGTAAATCCAATTTTTAGATTGCAGTTGCTCAGAAAAGGTTAATCTTCCAGTCCAGTCTGGTAGTTAAAATCCAAGTGCAAACCTTTGATCTAAATATTTGTGTTCCTTTGTGTTTATAAATATTTTGATGAACTCAGACAAGTGGaagtggacaaaaaaaaaacaacaatcaacaaTCTGACACAAACAGATGCATCAGGCACTTCAGTTGACCCATCTGCTATTTGCTGAAGTCTTATCTGAAattgtctcagtggaagggcaGCTGTCATGTCGATCTTAAATAGAAACAGGGAGAAGATAGTATGCCAAACTAAACAATAATATTTAGTGGAGCTCTATGCCGTGCTACCCAGAACATGTGTGACTGGCAAAGAATTCATTTTTCGACCCAACAATGATCCCAGTCTCACTGTGAATGTAGCAAATGCACACCTTTACAGGGAACGCACACAACAGAACACTATCAGTCCCAGATTGGTCTCTCTAGAGCACGGACCtaaacattattgaagcagtgtggaatCATCCTGACAGAGAATTGACCcaaaagcagccaacatccaaagaagagttttGAATGCACTTCAATGGTAACTGGACTCTTTCTTATATAGCAATTATCTATCTCTATCTTAAAGCGAtttatacaacttgcctcattcacccatttacacccattcatacaagcactgtcTTTCtatgtaagtgctttctatctatctAATATCATATTCATACTACGATGAATGTATTGGAGAGCAActcggggttagtatcttgcccaaggatattcgGCATGGAGactgagagtaacgtattctgaatactttggattacttaatatattatcatgctttctACAACTtaatgaatgtactattgctgtgtgatttattacttttactgaaggttactcgtcataccaataccaactacatttttaaatcttaatataaaacga
Above is a genomic segment from Maylandia zebra isolate NMK-2024a linkage group LG8, Mzebra_GT3a, whole genome shotgun sequence containing:
- the LOC101475759 gene encoding 5-hydroxytryptamine receptor 3A; the protein is MITGFFFLLFFMGGNASSVELQDDQQTLNETITRGGNASSIEPEDNQQMFNETFTRENEENSTKSCRYVDIINHLNLTQDKDMYIMTRPVENYSDATPVYHIMGVKAILDVRKTDQSLVSYIWVQYHWWNQFISWNPDNFCGLENIKFPAANLWMPDITIEERTDKDKETKSPYLLIHWYGWVEYTYEQVVTTACRMRVYKFPFDIQRCNISFKSIMHSDNEIELIYNKNNKSLTTLTRSMMWTQYEWTFEDLTPTNKSSIMYPHQTVIIYTITMRRRSVLYIANFISPVLFFLVLDLASFLIPDAGGEKLSFKVTVLLAVTVLQLILNDILPSTSKKVPLIAIYCIGTFTLMLLSLLETIVMMYLIEKDSAAHHNETDEEQNLSVNCGDKWCKANFCVRGIKSSDCASVCDESADETQSVTEKRSSDKLTEVSLGLEQVSDELRKIGKTISLLSSNEKEEKFGYWARMVKKINRAYFIFYVTAVTVFLSVLVSRWTS